The genome window TCGTCGCAGAATCGATAGGTATCCAGGTGGCCCTACAGTCCAAGAAACGGCAAGTCAGTCACCATCAATGTTCTCAAAAGAGCTTTCCTATTCCCAGTTTTCCAGATCAATCAGGCAAATTGTAGACGGAAGAAGGTACCTTGAACGTTAGCCTTGCGCGCACTTTATCCGCGAGCACTTCTGTAATAACACGATCAAACGTGGAGAGAATCTTCATGGCGAGCTGGGGCTCAATCCGGCCTTCGTTGATCAAGTCATCGAGCGTATCGGTAAGGGAGAGACCGAGACTGGGTAGAATGGTCAGTAAAAAGCAACACAGCTTTTGCTGAGCCTCCAGTACCTGCTCCCGCGATACAACTCATAGTATGCCTGAGCACTCATGCTGTCATTTGAATGTGAGCGATTAAGTCAGGAGATGGCGAAAAGATGTATCAGTAAGAGTCAGGCTGGGTCGGTTTGAAGCGTATCGCGGGAGACGATTATCACGTGATAATATAATCACAGTATCATGTGACATTGACgtcactacggagtactgatGATTACATCAGTGTCAACAGAATACCACCCCAGAAGGTACAAGACGAAATAACTACTTCTTCTGATAGAGCTGGATCTCTAgattctcttccttggcAATGGACATCATGAATATACACCAAAGTTTGTGCATGGCAGGACGCCTGCCTGTGCGTACATCACGCCTCTGCTCTGGAAAGCGGCTCTTATGTTACACGGCGCAAAAGTCGTCCAAGTCAGATGCTAAGACTGGTTCGTGCATGATTTACCCAAGCAATAATCGTCTCTCATTGCTAAAGTTTCTCGAAGTTCAGAGCCCGTCCGAGGATCCATCGAAAGTCCGCGACAACAACCAGGAATCAAAACCCAAAGTGACCAGAAGTGTTGCTCAAGCGGACGAGGAGCTTCGTGAACGCCTCGAGCAGATGTCTGGTGAGGGTGGGGCCTCTGGTATCGAATATGAGGATGGCAAACCAACCGCCATGAAACGGAGTGTTCGCAACAACATGTTTCGCTACATCTGAGCGAGCATCTGGCTAAGCCCATGAATTTCTGACCTGGCATGCATGGCCATAGGGGCGAGAGTCTGATATGCACCATATAGCATCGTTGTTCACTTAGGCTGTTGTGAGTGAGATATGCTTTGCGGCATATCCACCAGTTCTTTGAACTGAGATGGATTGCAGTCATGCGCCGCCGGCCTATCCCTTCGCTTGCAGTTACTCCATATCAGCTTATGTATCATCAGAGATAATCTGATCTTGACACGACAATGTTGCGATTGCGTTATCCCGGTCTCGCGAAGACTATCCGCAGTGACTATGTCCTCAGGCTCGGTATCACATCTGGATGAGGCAGGATCGCCCCAGCAAACCCAAACATCCTGCGGAGCTGGTttgagaagatcgaggaagAACCGTCTTTGAACTTGATCACCAAAGAATAAGATTGGCCATACAGAAACGGTCATAATACAGACCTCTGGAGACCGGCATTCAAAGCTGGGAATGAAAATGTAGAAAGTCCCTTTCAGCTTCAAAAGCATCAAAAGCATGGAGCAAATAATTCACTCTAAGACCTGTTGAGCAGAggacagaaaagaaacaCCAAAATCTCATCTATCTCGAATAACAGAGATAATCAAGGCTCCTGCAGGTAGCGCCAGTTCGAGACTAGATTTAGACCGCATGATAATCATAATCTCTCGTTAAAATTTCATTTGAAATGTTCAAAGGAGAACCAGGAATTTCTAGCTGTTGTTCACCATTCCAGCAAGCACGCCAGCACCGATGACTCCTCCATCCGAAGCTTCTCGCAGAAATACTGATTTACCGCTCTTCTGGGGGCCCGTTCTCATGATCAATCGATCAATGTATTGCTGGCACGTCTCCTTGAAATTGGGATAGTGTTGGATTATCCC of Aspergillus fumigatus Af293 chromosome 2, whole genome shotgun sequence contains these proteins:
- a CDS encoding transcription initiation factor IIA subunit gamma; protein product: MSAQAYYELYRGSSLGLSLTDTLDDLINEGRIEPQLAMKILSTFDRVITEVLADKVRARLTFKGHLDTYRFCDEVWTFLIKDVTFKLDNQATVTADKVKIVSCNSKRPGEA